TCGTACGCTTCAACCTTGGGCTCGGGCGCGGGACGTACTGTTTTGGGAGCCGGTTGGGTAAGAGGCGACGTGCGTGGCAGGTGCATAGGCAATGTTGCGGGTACGGGTTGGGCGGCTTCGGCCTGCCAGCGGGCCACATCCTCAGCGGTGAATTTCGTCCACACGCCTTCCCGAAAGCAAGCTAGGCACAGGCCGAGTAACGCAAATAGCACACCGTACATCATGGTAACGCAGTTCGTGGAAAGGGCCTGGGGTCACAGACGAGGCCATTTACCCGCGTAGCTTCCTAAATGTTGCGGTTGATGGGTTACGGTTTGGTTACCAGGAGCCAATGCGCGGGTGCACAAGCTGGAGGGGTAAGGACGGGCAGCGGGTTGAAGCTTAAACAAGAGATGAAACGAGCGAACCACTTGGTTCGCTCGTGGTGGGTTGGGAAAAAGGATTGGTTTTGCCCTCAGCATTGGTGCTCGCTGAGCAAGCGCTGCAGGTCGGACAGGCGGCGCTCGACCTGGGTTAGCAGGTCGGCGGGCACGGGGATTTGGACGCCGTGGCGGGTGAAGAGGTAGCGCACCAGGGCGGTGAGCTCGCGCAGCTCTTCCTGGAGCTGGGCGCGGGTGTTTTCCCATTGCGCGGCCCCGTCCAGGGGCTGGGCCAGGCAGGCCAGGCGCAGGGCAATGGCCTGGCTGACGAGGGCGGCCAGCAGGTCGAGCACCCGCTGTTCGTCGGCGGTGAAGGTGCGGGGCCGGCGGTCGATGATGCAGAGCGTGCCCAAGGGGCGCTGGTCGGGCAGGCGCAGCAGGGCCCCGGCGTAGAAGCGCAGCTCGTTGCCTTCGGCGGCGTGCAGGGCCTCCAGGGGCACGGAGGCGCTGGTTTCGAGGGCCAGGTCGTGGTAGACCACGGCGCGGGCTTTCTCGATGGCGGTGGCGCAGAGGGCTTCCACGCGGGGCTGCCGGGCGTTGCCGGGCATGCCGTAGTTGACGGGGTAAAGCACCTCGTCTTCCTCGACCACGCTAATGAGCGAGATGGGCAGGCTGAACACCTGGGCGGTGAGGGCCACGAACTCGTCGAACACGGGCTCGATGAGGGTGGGCAAGACGTGGTGGGCGCGCAAGCTGCGCAGGCGCTCGGGCTCGTCGTCGGGCAACAGGGAAGCAGGGGTCGCGGACATGGCGTGTTCAGGTATCGAACCAGTGAATGGTGAACGTGGTGCCTTCGCCCACTGTGCTGGCGACCTCCAGGTGGCCGCCGCGGCTGGCCACCACGCGCTGCACCAGGTACATGCCCACGCCGGCCCCGGCAATGGCGGGGTGCTGGCGCTCGAAGGGCTGGAACAGGGGACCGGCGCGGTCGGGCAACACCATGCCGAGGCCGTTGTCCTGCACGACCAGCGTGGGGCGGCCGGGGGCCGGCAGGGTGCTGCGCACGAGGATGTGCGGCGGCCGGTCGGGGTGGGCGAACTTGAGGGCGTTGCTGAGCAGGTTGTGCAGGATGGAGCGCAGGTTGGCCCGGCCGTAGGTGAGCTCGGGGGCAGCGGCGAAGTCCAACTCGAAGGTGGCCCCGCTTTCCTGCACCTGCGTGCGCAGGCCGAGCAGCACTTCCTCGGCTACGGTGCGCAGGTCGAGCGGCTCGGCGGGGGCCGAGAGGCCGCGCTGCTCCTGCACGGTGGCGGCCAGCTCCTGCAGGGTGTCGTCGAGCTGGCCCAGGGCATCCTCCACCATGGTCAGGATGGGGGCCTCGTCGGGGTCGGCGAAGGAAGCCGTGCGGCGCAGCTCGTCGAACAAGCCGCGCAGGTTGAGCAGGGGCTGCTTGAGGTCGTGCGAGGCGGTGTACACGAAGGTGTCGAGGTCGCGGTTGGTGCGGGCCAGCTCGTCGTACTGGGTTTGCAGCGCGTCGCGCAGGCGGTGCTGGTCGTCCATGTCGGTGCAGGCCCCGAACCAGCGGGGGCCGCGCTCGTCGGCCCGCTGGCGGGCGCGCAGCAGGTGCCAGCGGTAGCGGCCGTCGTGGCGGCGCAGGCGGTAGAGGCCTTCGTAGGGCTGGCCGGTGGCCACGCTGTGCACCCACCCCCGGGCAGCGCCCACTTGCTCGTCGGGGTGGATGAGGGCCACCCACCCCGTGGGGCCGAGTTCCTCGGCGCTCAGGCCGGTGTAGTCGGCGGTGTGCTGGTTGTAGTAGTCGATGAGGCCCTGGGCCGTGGCCGTCCAGATGAGCTCGGGGATGCTGTCGGCCAGAAAGCGCAGCTCGGCCTCGCCGCGGCGCAGGGCCTCGGTGAGTTCGCGCTGGTCGTGAATTTCCGTAAGGGCGCCGTGCCAGAACACGGGCTGGCCGGGGGCGTGCAGCTCGGGCAGGCCGCGGCTCAGCACCCAGCGGTACTGCCCGTCGTGCCGGCGCAGGCGGTACTCGTAGCTCCAGCCGGTGCCGGCGGTGCGGGCCGTTTCGGACTGGTAGAGCACCCGCAGGCGGTCGTCGGGGTGAATGAGCAGGGGCCAGATGGCGTTGAGGTCGGCCGTGACGGGCTGGCCGGTGAAGTAGTACCACTGCGGGCTCACGTATTCGAAGTGGCCGGCCGCGTCCACGGTGAAGGTGATTTGAGGCACGGTTTCGGTGAGCACCCGCAGGCGGGTGTCGAGGCGGCGGGTTTCGATGGCCAGCTCGTGGGCCCGCTGGCGGGCCTGCTCCTGCTCGGTGACGTCGACGGCGAAGAGCAGCAGGCCGCTGGCGGTCTGGTCGTCCTCGCTCACGGGCTCAAGGGTCAGGTCGTAGTAGCGCAGCACCGTGCCCGCGTCGGCGGTGGACGAGGGCAGGCCGTAGGCCCGGGCCACGAAGGGGCGGCCGGAGCGGTACACCTGCTGCATCACCTCCACCAGGTCGGGCGGCACGGGGCCCGGCTGGGCCAGCAGGGGCTGGTTGGGGGCCACGGGGGCACCGAGCAGGGTTTCCAGGGCCCCGTTGGCGAAGCCCACGCGCAGCTCGGGGCCGAGCAGGGTGGCCACGCCGGCGGGCAGGCGCCGCAGCACGTGGGGCAGGTGGGTGGGCTCAAGCATGCAGCGTTTCCACTTCGGCGGGGAGGGCGTCGGGGCCGAACACGGCCACGCGCACCAGGTCGAGGAGCAGCGCGTCGGCGATGGCCAGCGTGGGCGGCAGGGCGGGCACGCGGGTGGGCTCCAGGAACCCGGCCAGCTGGTCGAAGCTGGCGGGCTGGAGCGGGTGGAAAGCCATGGACCACGCCGGGAAGCTGCGGGCCGCAATGGGCTTGTGCACGAGCTTGTGCACGTCGGAGTGGCGGCCGTCCTGGGCAATGCGAGCGTAGAGGGCCTCCACCACCTCGGCTTCGCCTTCGATGAGCTGGGCGATGTGGCCGTGGCTGTAGAAGAGGATGCCGGTGATGCCGAGGCGGGCGTTGTTGCGGTGGCACTGGTCGAGCAGGTGCTGCAGGTCGGCGTCGGAGAGCGGGTGTACGGCCCGGCTCAGGTAAACAAGGTGAATCATGCGGCGGGGCGGTATGAGGCCGGGCGGTAACGGAACAAATTTAAAAGGAACGCCCCATATAGGGCCGAGGCGCGGGGATGCGGGCCACTGCTGACGGCCCGGCGGCAACGGGTGGGCCGCGTGGAATAAAGTTGGCCGGTTGGCGCGGCTAGCGCTCCTGGTTGGCGCGGCCGAAGTGCTCCTGCACCACCTGGGCGATTTTCTCGGCGGTGAGGGGCTTGGTGAGGAAGCCGGCCACGGGCAGCGCGTCGGCGCGCGCCACGTCGGCGGGGTGCAGCGAGGTGGTGAGCATGATGATGACGATGGCCTGCTGCCGGGCCAGCGGCAGCTGCTGGTAGGCGGCAAGAAAGTCGAAGCCGTTGAGGACGGGCATGTTGACGTCGAGGAAAATCAGGTCCGGGCAGGCGGGCGCCACGGGGTCGGTGCAGGAAGTGGCCAGCACGTGCAAGGCTTCCTGGCCGTTGAGGGCCTCGCGCACCTGGCCGGTGACGGCCAGGCGCTGGAGCAGCTTGCGGTTGAGGTAGTTGGTGGCGGGGTCGTCGTCGACGAGCAGGGTGCAGCGGATGGGCGTTGGGGACATACAGCGGGCAGCCGTTACGGATTAGCGGGGAAACCAGACAGCGAAGGCGGTGCCCTCCCCGACCCGGCTGTGTACTGTGATTTGGCCGCCCGCGTTTTCCACCATGCGCTTGACCATGTACAGCCCGAGGCCGGAGCCCTCGACGTGGGTGTGCAGGCGCTGAAACATGGCGAAGACCTGCTCCTCGCGGGCCAGGTCGAGGCCCAAGCCATTGTCTTCGACTTCGAGCACCACGAACGCCTCTTCCAGGCGGGTGCGGACCTGCACCAGGGGCGCACGCTCGGGGTGGCGGTACTTGAGGGCGTTGCTGAGCAGGTTGAACACCACCGAGCGCAGGTTTTTTTCCGAGAACCGCAGCGGGGGGCAGTGCTGCACGTCGACTTGGAGTTGGCCGCCGGTTTGACGCAGCAGCGGGGCCAGGTCGAGGCGCACGTCGTCGAGAACCGGGGCCAGGGCCACCTGCGCGGTGGGGGGGTCGTGCTCCTTTTGCAGCTTGGACACCTCGGTGAGGTGGTCGATGGTGCGCTTGAAACGGTCGACGGCCCCTTGCATCAGGTTCAGGATGTGGGCCACTTCGCCGGTGGGCGCGGGTTCGGGCAGCTCGTGGCGGAGGGTGTCGAGCAGGCCCTCGATGTTGGTGATGGGGGCCTTGAGGTCGTGCGAGGCCGTGTAAATAAAGTTGTCGAGGTCGACGTTGGTGCGGGTGAGCTGCTGGTTGGCGGCGGCCAGCTCCTGGGCCGCGGCCTGGGCCTGGCGGGCGCTGCGCTCCACGGCCTGGCGGGCCTCCACCTGCTCGGTGATGTCGGACACGAGGGTGTAGAAGCCCGCCACTGCGCCGGCCGGCCCGTCGGGGATGAAGATGGCGTGCACGTGCCGGATGAAATCGGGGCGGTAGGCCATGCGGGCTTCGTACTCGACCCGCTCGCCGGCCAGCGCCCGCTCGATGTTGGGTCGTACCTGCTCGTAGGCCGCCGCGCCCGCCACCTCGCGCGGGTGCCGGCCCACCACCTCGGCCGGGGTGAGGCCAAACCAGCCGTGGTAGGCCTGGTTGGCGAAGCGGTAGGTCTGGTGGCGGTCGATGTAGCTGATGAGCACGGGCAGCGCGTCGGTGAGCAGCTGCAGCTGGCGGGCGCTGGCCTCGCTGGCCTGGCGGGCCTGCACCTGCTCGGTCACTTCGAAGGCGAACACCAGCACGCCGTCGACGCGGCCGTGCTCGTCGCGCCGGGCCTGCTGGATGTAGTTGAAGTACCGGTCTTCGAGCACCCCATCCTCGGGCCGGGCCACGGGCACGAGGATGCCCAGCTCTTCGTTGGTTTCGCCCGTGTCGAGCACGCGGCGGATGGTGCGGTAGGCCTGGTGCGGGGCCAGCTCGGGCAGGGCCGCCAGCAGGGGTTTGCCGAGCAGGTCGCGGCCGCCGAACATGGCGTGAAACCCGGGGTTGACCAGCTCGAACACCAGCTCGGGCCCGGCCAGGATGCTGATGGCGGCCGGGGCCTGCATGAACAGGTCGTGAAGCCGCTGGCGCTGGGCTTCGCGTTCGCGGCGGGCGCGCACCTGCGCAGTCACGTCGTTGGCGAAGATGGAAACGCCGGCAATGCGGCCGTCTTCGCGGTAGGCCTGGTAGGTGAAGGTGAAGTACACGTCGCGGGCGGGCTGGCCGTCGGGCTGCTCGACGGGCAGCAGCATTTCCTGGCCGTGGTAGGTGTCGCCGGTGCGGTACACCCCGTCGAGCAAGGTCAGGAAGCCCGTGGCCACGGTTTCGGGCTGGGCCTCGGCCACGGGCCGGCCGGTGAGCTGGCGGTCGGGGAAGAGCTGCTGGAGGGCCGTGTTCACGTACTCGTAGCGGTGCTCGGGCCCGCGCAGGATGCCCACGGCGGCGGGGGTGTCGGCCAGAATCTGGTAAAAGGTTTCGCGCTGCCGGGCCTGGGCCTCGGCGGCGGCCAGCACTTGTTCCTGCAGGGCTTCGGCCTGCTGGCGGATGCGCACCCGCTCGGTGACGTTGACGGCAAAGCTCATCACACCTTCGATGTGCCCGGCGGCGTCGAACAGGGGTTGAAAGGTGAGGTCAAAGTACACATCGTGGAGCACGCCGTCGTTGCGCAGGTCGAGGCGGCTGAGGCGCTCGTGTACGTAGCGCGGCTGGCCGGTGCGGTACACCTCGTCGAAGGGCGCGTGCTGTTCCTCGGGCAGCTCGGGGAGGGCCTGGCGGCGGGGCAGGCCGAGCAGGGGGCGGTTCTGCAGCAGCTCGTAGGTGCTGGGGTGCACGAGCGTGAGCACGTGCTCGGGGCCGGTGAAGATGTTGATAAAGGCCGGGGCCTGGTTGAACAGGCGCAGCAGGCGGTTGCGCTGCTCCTCGGCTTCGGCGCGGGCGGCCTCGGCTTCCTGGGTGCGCGCGGCAACCCGGGTTTCCAGCTCCTGGTTGAGCAGCTCGAGCTGCTGGCGGGCCCGCACCTGCTCGGTCACGCCGTAGGAGAAGTCGAGCACGCCGTCGATGGCGCCCTGCGGGTTGCGCAGGGGGTGCAGGTAGAGGTTGAGGAACACCTGCTCGGGCTGGCCGTTGCCCTGGAAGTCGAACCAGCCTTCCATCTCGCGGGCGAAGTAGGGCTCACCGGTCTGGTACACCCGGTCGAAGAGGGCCACCACCCCGAGCCCGATGGCCTCCGGCATGCCTTCGCGAAACGGCCGGCCGGCGAAGGAGCGGCCCGGGAACAGGCCCTGGTAGGGCGGGTTGACGAACTGGTAATGGTGGTCGGGGCCGTGGTAGACGGCTACGTAAGCCGGCAGCTGCATGAGCACCTCGTGGAAGCGCTGGCGCTGGGCCTCGGCCTCGGCGCGGGCCGCCTGTTCGGCGGCCTGGCTCTCGTGCAGCTGCTGCTCGGCGCGGCGGCTGGCGGTGACGTCCTGGACGGACTGAAGGATGAATTGCACCTGCCCGGCGGCATCGAGCACGGGCGTGTGGCGCGGCAGCCAGTGGCGCTCCACGAACCGGCCGGGCCGCGCGGGGTCGGGCACGTCGTAGTGCTGCGGGGCCATCTCGTGCGGCTGGCAGGTGGCCAGCACCTGCAGCAGTGAGGCGCGCACGTTGGCCACGCCGTTGGCCTCGGGCGTGTTGGGGTTGTCGGGAAAGGCGTCGAAGAGGTACTGCCCGACGAGGGTGGCCCGCTCGGTGAGGGTGGCGACCAGGTAGTCGTCGCTGGCGCCTACAATTATCCATTGCGGGGACAGCAGCAGGGTGGCGCCGGGCTGGGCGTTGAAGACGGGCAGCAGGTCGAGCGGGGCCGGGGACATGGGCAAACAGAAACAGGGCCGGCCGAACGGGTGACGGGCAACGTAGGTGCTAGTTAATACGGCGGGGCCGCAAATAGGTATGACGGGGCCGGGTTCACGCTGCTTTTACTGCGGGTGGGCAAACCAAGCGGCGGCTCGGCGAGGCAGTATTTCATTTTTGGGGATGCCTTGTTCAGCCGTTTCGACGGGCCGGCTGTTACAGGGCGGTACTTACTTTTTCACGCGGTTTAATTCTTCTTTTTATGGATTTGCATTTTGTTCGCCGCGGCACCGGCCGCCCCCTGTTATTGGTTCACGGCATCGGCGGAAGCTGGCGGTCCTGGAATACCATCATCGACGCGCTGGCCGCTGAGCGCGACGTCATTGCCGTCGATTTGCCCGGCCACGGCGAAACCCCCCAGCTGGAAGGCGAAAACTCTATCGCCACCTTGGCCGACGCGGTGACGGGCTTTCTCACCCAACACGACCTGCTCGGCATTGATGCCGTGGGCAGCTCCATGGGCGCCCGCCTGGTACTGGAGCTGGCCCGGCGCGGCGGCGTACTCGGTGCGGTGGTGTCGCTGGACCCGGGCGGGTTCTGGCAGGGCTGGCAGATTCCGTTCTTCTACCATTCGGTGGACGTGTCGGTCAAGCTGGTGAAGGCCCTGCAGCCGGTGATGCCCGCCCTGGCCGGCTCGGCGGTGGGCCGCACGGTGCTCTTGCCCCAGTTTTCAGCCCGCCCCTGGGCCGTGGATGCGCAGCAGGCCATCGACGAGATGTACACCTTCGCCCACTCGCCCGCTTTCGACGAGTTGCTCGACCAGCTGGCGCACGGCGAAGTGCAAAAGCCCGCACCCCAGGGCAGCATTCCCGGGCCCCTGATCATTGGCTGGGGCCGGCAGGACCGGGTGTGTTTGCCGAGCCAGTCGAAACTGGCGCTGGAGAAATTCCCTGATGCGCGCCTGTATTGGTTTGAGCACTGCGGCCACTTCCCGCAGTGGGACCAGCCCGCCGAAGCCACGCGCCTGATTCTGGCCGTGACCAGCCGCCAGCCCTTCACCGACGAATCCATTGCTTTGTCAAAATCAGAAGAGGCCGCCCCGGCTTTGCCTAAGGCGGCCGTGGTAGGAGCCGCGCTGGCGCTGCTAGCCGGCGGCATCTGGCTGCTCTCGTCGCGGCGGAAACGGGGGCGGTAGCAGGGGGCGCACGAGAATAGGAACAGAAAACCCCGCTAAGAAATCGGGTACTGCTAATTACCTGGGTGCCGACGTCTTTCAGGGTGAGGACCATCGTGAGGACGCTGGTGCGGTCGGCGACTTGCTCCCAGGGCACGGGCTGGGAGCAAGCGCGGGCCATCAACCGTTACCACCTGCCGGACGAGGGCTTCTGACCGGTTAACCTGGACCACCTCACAGCAACCTAGCCGATAAGGGATTCGTTAGCCGAATAACTTTTGTTTTCACGCTTCACTCCAACCCGCTATGGTTTCTTTTACGCGTTGGCGGCTGCCCACCCTGGGCCTGTCCGCACTTACCGTATTGACGCTGGCTATGTGCCAGAGCAATTCCACCAAGACCACGGAGGGCACCGCGCAGACGCCCGCCGATTCGACGGGGACGGCGCCTGCGGTAGCGGGTTCAACCGGCAATGCCGAAGCAGGCCGGGACGTGTTTCGCAACGAAACTTTCGGCACCGAGGGCTTCTGGACCAACGCCGTGCGCATGCCCCAAGGCATGAAAGCGGCCAAGCTCACGGTGATGGACGCGCTGAAAGCCGGCGTCAGCTTCGACGTGGACGCCATGCCCGCCGATGTGAAAGCCGCCTTCGCCAGCGAGCTGAAAACCGACCATTCGCCGGCCAAAGCCCCGAAGCTCAACGACCCGGCCACGATGGACGCGCTGGTGAAAGCCAACGCCGTCATCGGCATGGTACCGAAGGGGGCCCTGGTGGGCGTGAGCTGCGCCCTGTGCCACGCCGTGACCGACAAGTCGATGTTTGACCTGGGCGGCAAGGGCAGCATCGGCAAGCGGATTGACGGGCCCACCCCTCACCAGCTCAATGTGGGCAAGCTGCTGGCCACCGCCGCCAACTCGCGGGCCCTGTTCACCACGCTGCAGCTGCGGCAGCCGGACGGCAGCACCATTGGCCGGGCCCCGAAGGGCCTCACCGCCACCTCCACCGAGGCAGAGGTCGACGCTTACCTGAGCAACCCCAAATTCTACCCCATCGGGACCTTTGACGACTCGCCCGATGGCAACGGCAACCCCGTGCACATCGCGCCCTTCTTCCGCCAGGATTTGGCCGCTCCCTTTGGCAGTTCGGGGCAAAACGACAAGCTGGACGATTTCAACAACACGGTCTATACGGCCCTGTTCGACCAAAGCAACCTGCTCTCGCCCGGCGGCAAGCAATTTATCCACGTGCTGGGCGGGGCCGGCGGGGACGCCATGCTGGCCGATTACGCGAAGGTGCTGGCGGCTACCGGGGTCACGGGCTTTCCCTATGTGACCGCCTCCACGGCCGGCAAGCCCGGCGATGCGCCCACGCCCACCGGCAAGCGCGTCGACGAGCAGAAGCTGCGCGATTTGAACGCCTACGTGTCGGCCCTGGCGGCCCCGAAAGGGGTGGTAACGGATGCCGCGCTCGTGAGCCAGGGCCGGGCGTTGTTTGCCTCGAATAACTGCACCAATTGCCATAACACGGACCAGAGCAAGCCGGTCATGACCAAACTGATTCCGATGAATCAGATTTACCCGGACTACAAGCCCAAGGTCCTGGCCCAGCGCCAAGCGCCGCTGAGCCCCATTCAGAATGCGCCCGGCACGTTCGACGACAAGATGATTGTGGTGGACGCCAGCCCCGGCGGCGGCATTCGCGGCAACGCCCTGCCGCTGTTACTCGACCTGGCCCGCAAGCCCGTGTTCCTGCACGACAATTCCGTGCCCAGCCTGGAGGCGCTCCTCAATCCCAACCGCGGCAAAGGCGCTCCCCACCCGTTTTACGCGGTCAGCGCCCAGGAGCGGACGGCGCTGGTCGCGTACCTGAAAAGTTTGGACACGGGGCCTGACAAAGGCGTGGCCATGCGCCGGTAGCTCAACCGCGAGTTACCCACCAGTAACGAAGCCGGACTGCCTAGTAGGCGGTCCGGCTTTTTTTATGCCTCGTTAGACAAGACTGGTCTGACCGGCGCGCACGCCCGTGCCAGTGACGAAGTCAATGAGGCCGCGGTTGAGCTTGTCCTTCTCGGTGATGAACAGGTCCTGCCGGCGGGCTAATAAAGCGCTACCGTAGTTCCGCTATCTTCCGCCTGGAATTAGGCTGGTTCGTATCTTTCGGTCAGACCCTTTCCGCCCGGACAGTCCCAAGACACCGATTCGCTACGCCCCTTCCCTCCCATGAATGCTACTCCGGTACTGCCCACGGCAGCCGACGAAGCGGCGCTGGTGCAGCGCCTGCTGGCCCGCGACGAGCAGGCCCTGCGGCTGGTGCAGGAACGGTACGCGCGTAGCTTGCAGCTGGCGATTCAGCGACTGGTGCGCGATGAGGTGCTGGCGCAGGACGTGCTGCAGGAGGGGCTGCTGAAAATCTGGCTGAGCATTGCCAGCTACGACCCCGAGCGCGGACGTTTCTTTACCTGGATGGTGCGGGTGTGCTGCAACCACGCCATTGACGTGCTGCGGAGTCCGCGGCAGCGGTTCCATCAGGGCAATAAGTCGCTGGAGGTGAGTGCCGCGCAACAGGCCAGCTCCCCGGCCAGCTTCAACCCGGAACACATTGGGGTGCGGGAATTGACGCTGGAGCTGAAGCCCAAGCAGCGCGAGGTGGTGGAACTGCTTTGCTTCGGGGGGTGCACGCAGGTGGAAGCGGCCGAGCAGCTGGGCGTTCCGCTGGCCACGGTGAAAACGCGGGCCCGGGCGGCGCTGGTTGCACTGGCGCGGGTGGCGCGGGTGATATGAGGAGGGCTTTGGGGAGTTACAAGAAGCGTCTCTCCTACTGTGATTGTCATGCTGACCAAGGAAGCAACTTATCGCCGCTGAACGACTCGTTCTGGCCTGAGAAGGGGCTTCCTTGGTCAGCATGACAGACGATTGTAATTACTACCCCACGCGAGATGCTTGCCTGCGGCGCCCTTCGGTTCGGCTGCACACTGCATGACGTTCTTTTTTGCGCTTTGCACGACGCGTTCTGAAACTGCTGCAAATTGTGGCAGCGGTTACCAATCCGTCGCAACGAAAGCTACCTTCGCGGCTCTACCTACTGCCTGGCCTTTTATAGGAGGCCGGGCTACTCCGCAAGGATTTAACGCGCACCGTGCTCTACACTGACTTTGAAACCCGCTGGCTGAAATCCGGCGGCGCGGAGCGGGCCAACTATGGCCTGTTTCTGCAAGACTTCTGCGACTTGCTGGGCGTGCCGCGCCCGGACCCGACCACCGACAACCCCGCGCAGGACGCCTACGTGCTGGAGCGGGCCGTGACGTTTGACGACGGGGGCGGCAAGCAGACCACGGGGCGCATCGACCTGTACAAGCGGGGGTGCTTTGTGCTGGAAACCAAGCAGGGCACCACCTCGCCGGATGAGCAGGCGGCGGCCGAGAAAGCGCAGCTGGGCCTGCCGGCGGAGAAGCGACGCAAGGGCCACGCGGTGCGCGGCACGGCCAAGTGGGAGCAGATGATGCGGGCCGCGCAAGAGCAGGCGCTGCGCTACGTGCGGGCCCTGCCAGCAAGTGAGCCGCGGCCGCCGTTTGTGGTGGTGGTGGACGTGGGGCACTGCTTTGACGTGTACTCGAACTTTGCCGGGGTGGGCGACAGCTACGTGCCGTTTCCGGACTCGGGCACCTACCGCTTTTACCTGCCGGTGCTGGCCAAGCCGGAGCTGCGGGCGCAGCTGCAGCAGCTCTTTACCGACCCGCAAAGCCTGGACCCGGGCCGCCGGGCGGCGCAGGTAACGCGCCAGCTCGCGGGGCACCTGGCGGGGCTGAGCAGCCAGCTGGAAAAGGCGGGGCATGCGTCGGAGGTGGTGGCGCAGTTCCTGATGCGCTGCCTGTTCACGATGTTTGCCGAGGACGTGGAGCTGATACCGAAGGAGTCGTTTTCGGGGCTGCTGACGGCGTATGCCGGCACGGAAGAAGCACGGGGCTACCTGCCCGAGGCGCTGCAAGGCCTGTGGGCGGTGATGGACAAGGGCGGGTTTTCGCCGGAGCTGCGCACGCGACTGCGGCGCTTCAACGGGCAGCTGTTTCACGGGGCCACGGCGCTGCCGCTGAACGCCGACCAGATTACGCTGCTGCAGCGGGCGGCCGCGGCCAACTGGACGGAAGTGGAGCCGGCCATCTTCGGCACCTTGCTGGAACGGGCGCTGGACCCCACCGAGCGGCACAGCCTGGGGGCGCACTACACGCCCCGGCGCTACGTGGAGCGGCTGGTGCTGCCCACGGTAATTGAGCCGCTGCGGCGGGAGTGGGCGGCCGCGCAGGCGGCCAGCGCCACCCGCCTGGACGAAGGCAAGGGCAAGAAGGCGGTGACCGATGCCCGCGAGGAACTGCTGAAGTTTCTGCGGCGGCTGACGGCAGTGAAGGTGCTGGACCCGGCCTGCGGCTCGGGCAACTTCCTGTACGTGACGCTGGAGCACCTAAAGCGCCTGGAAGGCGAAGTGCTGACCAGCCTGGCGAAGCTGGGCGGCTCGGGGCGGCTGGAGCTGGGCGACGGCACCACGGTGAGCCCGCGGCAACTGCTGGGACTGGAGCTGAACCCGCGGGCGGCGGCCATTGCCGACGTGGTGCTGCGCATCGGCTACTTGCAGTGGCACCTGCGCACCCATGGCCTGACGGAGCTGCGCGAGCCGCTGCTGGATGACTACCAGAACATCCGGCAGCAGGACGCGGTACTGGGGCACAACGAGGACTACAGCCAGACGTGGCCGGCGGAGTGGCCAGCGGCGGATTTTATTGTGGGCAACCCGCCGTTTGTGGGGGATAAGGCCATGCGGCGGGCCTTGGGCGATGGGTACGTGGACGCGCTGCGCAAAACCTACAAAGGCAAAGTAGATGAGTCGGCTGACCTGGTCATGTACTGGTGGGAGCGGGCTGCCGAAATAACGCGGCAAGGCCATGCGGAAGCATTTGGCTTTATCACCACCAACTCCATCACGCAGACATTCAACCGGCGTCTTATTCAGCGGCATTTGGCGGCCGAACCGCCCCTGTCGCTCACCTTCGCGATACCCGACCATCCCTGGGTTGACAGTACCGACGGAGCGGCCGTGCGCATTGCGATGGGCGTGGGGCGTGCTGGCACATACTCGGGAAAGGTGGCGACGGTGGTG
This region of Hymenobacter sedentarius genomic DNA includes:
- a CDS encoding RNA polymerase sigma factor; translated protein: MNATPVLPTAADEAALVQRLLARDEQALRLVQERYARSLQLAIQRLVRDEVLAQDVLQEGLLKIWLSIASYDPERGRFFTWMVRVCCNHAIDVLRSPRQRFHQGNKSLEVSAAQQASSPASFNPEHIGVRELTLELKPKQREVVELLCFGGCTQVEAAEQLGVPLATVKTRARAALVALARVARVI
- a CDS encoding class I SAM-dependent DNA methyltransferase; the protein is MLYTDFETRWLKSGGAERANYGLFLQDFCDLLGVPRPDPTTDNPAQDAYVLERAVTFDDGGGKQTTGRIDLYKRGCFVLETKQGTTSPDEQAAAEKAQLGLPAEKRRKGHAVRGTAKWEQMMRAAQEQALRYVRALPASEPRPPFVVVVDVGHCFDVYSNFAGVGDSYVPFPDSGTYRFYLPVLAKPELRAQLQQLFTDPQSLDPGRRAAQVTRQLAGHLAGLSSQLEKAGHASEVVAQFLMRCLFTMFAEDVELIPKESFSGLLTAYAGTEEARGYLPEALQGLWAVMDKGGFSPELRTRLRRFNGQLFHGATALPLNADQITLLQRAAAANWTEVEPAIFGTLLERALDPTERHSLGAHYTPRRYVERLVLPTVIEPLRREWAAAQAASATRLDEGKGKKAVTDAREELLKFLRRLTAVKVLDPACGSGNFLYVTLEHLKRLEGEVLTSLAKLGGSGRLELGDGTTVSPRQLLGLELNPRAAAIADVVLRIGYLQWHLRTHGLTELREPLLDDYQNIRQQDAVLGHNEDYSQTWPAEWPAADFIVGNPPFVGDKAMRRALGDGYVDALRKTYKGKVDESADLVMYWWERAAEITRQGHAEAFGFITTNSITQTFNRRLIQRHLAAEPPLSLTFAIPDHPWVDSTDGAAVRIAMGVGRAGTYSGKVATVVRETAAGDDDAPTVELVEADGVINSDFTTGADVAGAQALKANEGISSNGMMLAGSGFIVTEAQAHALGLGTVAGLETRIRPYRNGKDLTARPRGVYLVDLFGLTEAEAIREYPAVYQHLYTHVKPERDNNNRKKLKEIWWQFGETRKGLRLALKGLPRYIATPETAKHRIFQFLESGIAPDHKLVNIASGDAYNLGILSSRIHTSWAMASGSWLGVGNDSVYTSSRCFQTFPFPIATESQQARIREPAEDLDAHRKRQQAQHPGLALTDLYNVVEKLRAGQPLTAKEQTTHEQGLAAVVLSLHQQLDAAVAEAYGWPATLPDAEILTRLVQLNQQRAAEEAAGTVRYLRPEYQAPGQQQGTMALATTVAAVSDVATAEAQPWPAELAQQMQALRAVVQGAAVPLTAKQAAARFRGTKAAKVQPLLDTLVSLALLRHVPELDAYAT
- a CDS encoding alpha/beta fold hydrolase, with amino-acid sequence MDLHFVRRGTGRPLLLVHGIGGSWRSWNTIIDALAAERDVIAVDLPGHGETPQLEGENSIATLADAVTGFLTQHDLLGIDAVGSSMGARLVLELARRGGVLGAVVSLDPGGFWQGWQIPFFYHSVDVSVKLVKALQPVMPALAGSAVGRTVLLPQFSARPWAVDAQQAIDEMYTFAHSPAFDELLDQLAHGEVQKPAPQGSIPGPLIIGWGRQDRVCLPSQSKLALEKFPDARLYWFEHCGHFPQWDQPAEATRLILAVTSRQPFTDESIALSKSEEAAPALPKAAVVGAALALLAGGIWLLSSRRKRGR